A region from the Campylobacter subantarcticus LMG 24377 genome encodes:
- a CDS encoding LysR family transcriptional regulator: MTLKQIRYFQALCHNLNLRSCAKELNITQSALSLAISELEKSLNTLLFDRNAKFFSLNEKGRLFLKQVEPLMLELERIEKSMQNDQSYELNLKVSQNVGTYLLGSFLDQKTENIKLILSLDNTKNIIKAVLDKEVDIGLIEGICKDKDIKKIKICDDELIVVSNKDLKKAFFIDELSSFKWLTREHGSGAKEVFMSALPKDVRLNIAYELNSTAMIKELVKHGDFLAVLPQFSVKEELENKKLFQVRLKNFKISRELCLIYHKSKKPNENFSKLCEFLKFCIQKDLV; encoded by the coding sequence ATGACTTTAAAGCAGATAAGGTATTTTCAAGCCTTGTGTCATAATTTAAATTTAAGATCATGTGCCAAAGAATTAAACATAACTCAATCAGCATTGTCTTTAGCGATTTCAGAACTTGAGAAAAGCTTAAATACTCTTTTGTTTGATAGAAATGCTAAATTTTTTAGTTTAAATGAAAAAGGTAGATTGTTTTTAAAGCAAGTAGAACCTTTGATGTTAGAGTTAGAACGCATAGAAAAATCCATGCAAAATGATCAAAGTTATGAGTTAAATTTAAAGGTTAGTCAAAATGTTGGCACGTATTTACTCGGTAGTTTTTTAGACCAAAAAACCGAAAATATTAAGCTTATTTTATCTTTGGACAATACCAAAAACATTATCAAAGCAGTTTTAGATAAAGAGGTGGATATAGGTTTGATTGAGGGAATTTGCAAAGATAAAGACATAAAAAAGATTAAAATTTGTGATGATGAGCTTATTGTTGTGAGTAATAAAGATCTAAAAAAAGCTTTTTTCATAGATGAGCTTAGTTCTTTTAAATGGCTAACACGTGAGCATGGTTCGGGTGCAAAAGAAGTTTTTATGAGTGCTTTGCCAAAAGATGTAAGATTAAATATCGCTTATGAGCTTAATTCTACGGCTATGATTAAAGAACTTGTAAAGCATGGCGATTTTTTGGCGGTTTTACCGCAATTTAGTGTCAAAGAAGAGCTTGAAAATAAAAAGTTATTTCAAGTGAGATTGAAAAATTTTAAAATTTCAAGAGAACTTTGTTTGATTTATCACAAAAGCAAAAAGCCTAATGAAAATTTTAGTAAATTATGCGAGTTTTTAAAGTTTTGCATCCAAAAAGATCTAGTTTAA
- the murD gene encoding UDP-N-acetylmuramoyl-L-alanine--D-glutamate ligase, whose protein sequence is MKISLFGYGKTTKAFAQCFGNCDIYDDHFTSISKDEFGNTLLPPCNFNPSKSDLEIPSPGFPNDHFLIQQAKNLSSEYDFFYDAMPKSVWISGTNGKTTTTQMAHQLLKHINAQMGANIGTPLAQMDTNAKLWILESSSFSLFYTKVAKPEIYALLPITPDHLSWHKSFEDYEQAKLSVLDRMNENDVAILPKKYETYPTHTYVISYEDEQDLAKKMQIDLEKIHFKTPFLLDALIALSIEKIILDRCSYELLNEFKIEKNKLEEIFDHKNRLWVNDTKATNLDASLAALKRYKDKKIHLILGGDDKGVDLSALFVFMKSLDIELYAIGKSTQKILDYATNANLKAHSCEILAQAVKKIHLSLTHDEVALLSPACASLDQFKSYEERGEVFKQCIQDLN, encoded by the coding sequence ATGAAAATTTCACTTTTTGGCTACGGAAAAACCACCAAAGCTTTTGCACAATGTTTTGGAAACTGCGATATTTATGATGACCATTTTACAAGTATTAGCAAAGATGAATTTGGCAATACTCTTTTACCACCTTGCAACTTTAACCCCTCTAAAAGTGACTTAGAAATTCCAAGTCCTGGCTTTCCAAATGATCATTTTCTTATACAGCAAGCAAAAAATTTAAGCAGTGAATATGATTTTTTTTATGATGCTATGCCAAAAAGTGTTTGGATTAGCGGAACAAATGGTAAAACCACTACCACGCAAATGGCTCACCAACTTTTAAAACACATCAATGCACAAATGGGAGCAAACATAGGAACTCCTTTAGCACAAATGGATACCAATGCTAAATTATGGATTTTGGAAAGTTCTTCTTTTTCGCTTTTTTATACCAAAGTAGCCAAACCTGAAATTTATGCGCTTTTGCCTATTACACCCGATCATCTTTCTTGGCATAAAAGCTTTGAAGATTACGAGCAAGCAAAACTTAGCGTACTTGATAGAATGAATGAAAACGATGTAGCAATTTTACCCAAAAAATACGAAACTTATCCAACCCATACTTATGTTATAAGCTATGAAGATGAGCAAGATTTAGCTAAAAAAATGCAAATTGACTTAGAAAAAATTCATTTTAAAACGCCATTTTTACTTGATGCACTAATAGCTTTAAGTATAGAAAAGATCATTTTAGACCGCTGTTCTTATGAGCTTTTAAATGAGTTTAAAATAGAAAAAAATAAACTTGAAGAAATATTTGATCATAAAAATAGACTTTGGGTAAATGATACTAAAGCGACTAATCTGGATGCTAGTTTAGCTGCTCTCAAACGCTATAAGGATAAAAAAATTCATCTTATCCTAGGCGGAGATGATAAAGGCGTAGATCTAAGTGCTTTATTTGTTTTTATGAAAAGTCTAGATATAGAACTTTACGCCATAGGAAAAAGTACCCAAAAAATACTTGATTATGCAACAAATGCTAACCTAAAAGCGCATTCTTGTGAGATTTTAGCTCAAGCTGTGAAAAAAATCCACCTGAGTCTAACTCACGATGAAGTAGCCCTGCTAAGTCCTGCTTGCGCAAGTTTGGATCAGTTTAAATCTTATGAAGAAAGAGGTGAAGTTTTTAAGCAATGCATTCAAGATTTAAACTAG
- the mraY gene encoding phospho-N-acetylmuramoyl-pentapeptide-transferase — MLLKNKYKVKILLYLTEYTNYMFFSYISVRAGFAFFIALFLSLYLMPKFIKWAQNKKANQPIYEYAPQSHQAKSHTPTMGGLVFIFATIVASVLSADLNNTFIIVGLLCLVLFCAIGLVDDLGKILKKDNHAGLSPKMKLLGQFSAAFICIALLYFFNINTEFYLPFYKYPVFDGGIFMLFLWVLVIVSSSNAVNLTDGLDGLATVPSIFSLLSLGAFLYLSGNAIYSSYLFLPKIQGLGELVVLSAALVGALMGFLWYNCYPAQVFMGDSGSLSIGAFLGYLGIVSKNEILLLLIGFVFVLETISVILQVGSFKIFNKRVFKMAPIHHHFEKIGWVENKIIVRFWMIALLANIIALISIKLR; from the coding sequence ATGCTTTTAAAAAACAAATATAAGGTTAAAATTTTGCTTTATCTTACAGAATATACAAATTATATGTTTTTTTCTTATATTAGCGTGCGTGCTGGTTTTGCATTTTTTATCGCTTTATTTTTGAGTTTATATTTAATGCCAAAATTTATTAAATGGGCACAAAATAAAAAAGCAAACCAACCTATCTATGAATACGCCCCACAATCACACCAAGCCAAATCTCACACTCCTACTATGGGTGGACTTGTCTTTATTTTTGCAACCATTGTGGCTAGTGTTTTAAGCGCTGATTTAAACAATACTTTTATAATTGTTGGCTTATTATGTTTGGTATTATTTTGTGCCATAGGCTTAGTAGATGATTTGGGTAAGATTTTAAAAAAAGACAATCATGCGGGATTAAGTCCTAAAATGAAGCTTTTAGGGCAATTTAGTGCAGCTTTTATTTGTATTGCACTATTATATTTTTTCAATATTAACACTGAATTTTATCTGCCATTTTACAAGTATCCTGTTTTTGATGGTGGAATATTTATGTTATTTTTATGGGTTTTAGTTATTGTATCTAGCTCTAATGCTGTAAATTTAACCGATGGACTCGATGGTCTTGCAACTGTGCCTTCCATATTTTCTCTTTTAAGTCTTGGGGCTTTTTTGTATTTAAGCGGGAATGCTATTTATAGTTCTTATTTATTTTTACCCAAAATTCAAGGCTTAGGAGAGCTTGTAGTATTAAGTGCGGCTTTAGTTGGTGCGCTTATGGGATTTTTATGGTATAACTGCTATCCTGCACAAGTTTTTATGGGAGATAGTGGGAGTTTAAGTATAGGAGCGTTTTTAGGCTATCTTGGCATAGTAAGTAAAAATGAAATTTTACTTTTACTCATAGGATTTGTTTTTGTTTTAGAAACCATTTCAGTAATTTTACAAGTAGGAAGTTTTAAAATTTTTAACAAAAGAGTATTTAAAATGGCACCTATTCATCATCATTTTGAAAAAATAGGTTGGGTGGAAAATAAAATCATCGTGCGTTTTTGGATGATAGCCTTACTTGCAAATATCATCGCATTAATTAGTATAAAGTTAAGATAA
- the gpmI gene encoding 2,3-bisphosphoglycerate-independent phosphoglycerate mutase, producing MSQKCILIITDGIGHNTNSNYNAFFHAKKPTYDKLFENTPNVLIKTSGLAVGLPEDQMGNSEVGHMCIGSGRIIYQNLVKINKAIENDTLKDNKALKELLQKCKRVHVVGLYSDGGVHSMHTHFNALLKICKSASKDVFVHAISDGRDCPPNSALEFIKSLQEFCEKEEINFASLSGRFYAMDRDKRYDRVKSYYDALFAKAPKCDDFVQFIQKSYDENITDEFLTPVVSQNFDGIKAEDGVIFINFRNDRMRQLVASLTQEGFDEFPKEVLIKNAITMSLYDESFKLPVMFEKEELNNTLASVIANANLSQLHTAETEKYAHVTFFFNGGKEELECNETRVLIPSPKVKTYDEKPQMSAKEVANEVVKGIENGIDFIIVNFANGDMVGHTGDFEAAISAVECVDECLGRVIAKAREHGYAFIITSDHGNCEAMRDENENILTNHTTFDVFAFVEANGVEKLKEGMGLSNIAPSVLKILNLPIPKEMDEALF from the coding sequence ATGAGTCAAAAATGCATTTTAATCATCACTGATGGTATAGGACATAATACAAATTCCAATTATAATGCTTTTTTTCATGCTAAAAAGCCAACTTATGATAAGCTTTTTGAAAATACTCCTAATGTTTTGATAAAAACAAGTGGTTTGGCTGTTGGCTTGCCAGAAGATCAAATGGGAAATAGCGAAGTAGGGCATATGTGTATAGGCAGTGGAAGAATAATTTATCAAAATTTAGTAAAAATAAATAAAGCCATAGAAAATGATACTTTAAAAGATAATAAAGCCTTAAAAGAATTATTGCAAAAATGTAAAAGAGTGCATGTCGTAGGGCTTTATAGTGATGGTGGGGTGCATTCTATGCATACGCATTTTAATGCGCTATTAAAAATTTGCAAATCTGCCAGCAAAGATGTTTTTGTGCATGCGATTAGTGATGGTAGAGATTGTCCGCCAAATTCCGCTTTAGAATTTATCAAATCTTTACAAGAATTTTGCGAAAAAGAAGAAATTAATTTTGCTTCTTTATCGGGAAGATTTTATGCTATGGATAGAGATAAGCGTTATGATAGAGTTAAATCTTATTATGATGCTTTATTTGCTAAGGCACCAAAGTGTGATGATTTTGTGCAATTTATACAAAAAAGTTATGATGAAAATATCACAGATGAGTTTTTAACCCCAGTTGTTAGCCAAAACTTTGATGGGATCAAAGCAGAAGATGGGGTGATTTTTATTAATTTTAGAAACGATAGAATGCGTCAATTGGTTGCTTCTTTAACCCAAGAAGGTTTTGATGAATTTCCAAAAGAAGTACTTATAAAAAATGCCATTACCATGAGTTTATATGATGAGAGTTTTAAACTACCTGTGATGTTTGAAAAAGAAGAATTAAACAATACTTTAGCTTCTGTAATAGCTAATGCAAATTTAAGTCAACTTCACACAGCCGAAACGGAAAAATATGCCCATGTGACCTTTTTCTTTAATGGGGGAAAAGAAGAGTTAGAGTGCAATGAAACAAGAGTTTTAATCCCAAGTCCTAAGGTAAAAACATATGATGAAAAACCTCAAATGAGTGCTAAAGAAGTCGCAAATGAGGTGGTTAAGGGTATAGAAAATGGTATAGATTTTATCATAGTCAATTTTGCAAATGGCGATATGGTAGGACACACGGGTGATTTTGAAGCTGCGATTAGTGCGGTTGAATGCGTGGATGAATGTTTAGGTAGGGTTATTGCAAAAGCAAGAGAGCATGGTTATGCTTTTATCATCACTTCAGATCATGGAAATTGTGAAGCGATGAGAGATGAAAATGAAAATATACTCACTAATCACACTACCTTTGATGTTTTTGCTTTTGTGGAAGCTAACGGGGTGGAAAAGTTAAAAGAAGGCATGGGGCTTAGTAATATAGCACCAAGCGTGCTTAAAATTTTAAATTTACCTATCCCAAAAGAAATGGATGAGGCTTTATTTTAA
- the fabG gene encoding 3-oxoacyl-ACP reductase FabG has translation MKFSGKNVLITGASKGIGAAIAKELASNGLKVWINYRSKPELADALKEEIEKSGGSAAVIKFDASVEEEFIGAIATIVESDGELSYLVNNAGITNDKLALRMSMEDFSSVINANLNSSFLGCREALKTMSKKRFGAVVNIASIVGEMGNAGQTNYSASKGGMIALTKSFAKEGAARNIRYNCITPGFIKSDMTEVLSDEIKQNYISNIPLKRFADASEVAQAVAFLLSDHSSYITGEILKVNGGLYM, from the coding sequence ATGAAATTTAGTGGAAAAAATGTTTTAATAACAGGTGCAAGCAAGGGTATAGGTGCGGCGATTGCCAAGGAATTAGCAAGTAATGGTTTAAAAGTTTGGATTAATTATAGAAGTAAGCCTGAACTTGCTGATGCACTAAAAGAAGAGATAGAAAAAAGTGGCGGCAGTGCAGCTGTGATTAAATTTGATGCAAGTGTTGAAGAAGAGTTTATCGGCGCTATTGCAACTATTGTAGAAAGTGATGGTGAGCTTAGTTATTTAGTTAATAATGCAGGTATTACTAATGATAAATTAGCCCTTAGAATGAGCATGGAGGATTTTTCATCAGTAATTAATGCAAATTTAAATTCAAGCTTTTTAGGTTGTAGAGAGGCGTTAAAAACTATGAGTAAAAAGCGTTTTGGTGCGGTTGTAAACATCGCTTCTATAGTAGGAGAAATGGGAAATGCCGGCCAAACTAACTATAGTGCTAGTAAAGGTGGTATGATAGCATTAACTAAATCTTTTGCTAAAGAGGGTGCAGCAAGAAATATAAGATATAACTGCATTACTCCAGGTTTTATAAAAAGTGATATGACAGAAGTTTTGAGTGATGAAATCAAACAAAATTATATTAGCAATATCCCTTTAAAGCGTTTTGCTGATGCAAGTGAAGTTGCACAAGCTGTGGCGTTTTTATTGAGTGATCATTCATCTTACATCACAGGAGAAATTTTAAAAGTTAATGGTGGACTTTATATGTAA
- the acpS gene encoding holo-ACP synthase: MIGCDIVVCSRIKKIYERHKTLFLDKFLSKQEQSYIKSTNTIAGFWAIKEAASKALGVGISKECSFFDIIISKDDKNAPHVCFSQKVMQEFKIKSTSVSVAHDGGFAIAVVAIETKQG; encoded by the coding sequence ATGATAGGCTGTGATATCGTCGTATGCTCTCGCATAAAAAAAATTTATGAAAGACACAAAACGCTTTTCTTGGATAAATTTTTATCCAAGCAAGAGCAAAGCTATATCAAAAGCACCAACACCATAGCAGGATTTTGGGCTATCAAAGAAGCTGCTTCTAAAGCTTTGGGAGTTGGGATTTCTAAAGAATGTTCTTTTTTTGATATCATCATTTCCAAAGATGATAAAAATGCTCCTCATGTTTGCTTTTCTCAAAAAGTAATGCAAGAATTTAAAATCAAATCAACTAGTGTAAGCGTAGCACATGATGGTGGTTTTGCTATAGCAGTAGTTGCTATAGAAACCAAGCAAGGTTAA
- the fliL gene encoding flagellar basal body-associated protein FliL, with the protein MIDEQGESKKKGGNTLVIIIVVFLFVFLLVIVGAIAYLMFSSGSEENPTPQTEKSTQVAQAPKKTNAVATRGSDYSNIGVMYPLAPFTLNLLSDGGSRYVKCTIQLEQNVETLTPELDKKVAIIRDIIIRTLTSKTFEEVSTTKGKERLKDELTAKINEILTDGFIKNIYFTDFVVS; encoded by the coding sequence ATGATAGATGAACAAGGCGAATCAAAGAAAAAAGGTGGCAATACCTTAGTAATTATTATCGTTGTATTTTTATTTGTCTTTTTACTTGTGATTGTAGGTGCAATTGCTTATCTAATGTTTAGTAGTGGCTCTGAAGAAAATCCTACCCCGCAAACTGAAAAAAGCACACAAGTTGCACAAGCTCCTAAAAAAACTAATGCAGTAGCAACAAGAGGGAGTGATTATTCTAACATCGGAGTGATGTATCCTTTAGCGCCTTTTACTTTAAATTTATTAAGTGATGGCGGATCAAGATATGTAAAATGCACCATTCAACTTGAACAAAATGTCGAGACTCTAACTCCTGAATTAGACAAAAAAGTTGCTATTATTAGAGATATTATCATTAGAACGCTGACTTCAAAAACCTTTGAAGAAGTAAGCACAACCAAAGGCAAAGAAAGATTAAAAGATGAATTAACCGCCAAAATCAATGAGATTTTAACCGATGGTTTTATCAAAAATATCTATTTTACCGACTTTGTAGTTTCTTAA
- a CDS encoding YheO-like PAS sensor domain-containing protein yields MDKETRTYYIKLVKFLAEALGRNYEIVLHDVSEDGTNIAEIANNHISKRTINSPLTGFAIEMIKNKIYLERDYITHYKTSAKSSQVMSGSTFFIKKDEKLEGLLCINHDTSAFKKISDEILNLGNIYDNSYENLEQENKEYIKLNLEEIIEDISGVDIETFKNKSLKPKEKQKIIASLYEKGVFNVKGVIPKVADILSISEPSVYRHLQKIK; encoded by the coding sequence ATGGACAAAGAAACAAGAACTTACTATATTAAATTAGTGAAATTTCTTGCAGAAGCTTTAGGAAGAAACTACGAAATAGTCTTACACGATGTAAGTGAAGATGGAACCAACATAGCAGAAATCGCCAATAATCACATCAGTAAAAGAACTATAAATTCACCTCTTACAGGCTTTGCTATCGAGATGATCAAGAATAAAATTTACCTTGAGCGCGATTACATCACACACTATAAAACTTCAGCTAAAAGTTCACAAGTGATGTCAGGATCAACATTTTTTATCAAAAAAGATGAAAAACTTGAAGGCTTACTTTGTATCAACCACGACACCTCTGCGTTTAAAAAAATTTCTGATGAAATTTTAAATCTTGGCAATATCTACGACAACTCTTATGAAAATCTAGAACAAGAAAACAAAGAATATATCAAGCTTAACTTGGAAGAAATTATCGAAGATATCTCAGGTGTAGACATAGAAACATTTAAAAATAAAAGCTTAAAACCCAAAGAAAAGCAAAAAATCATTGCAAGTTTGTATGAAAAAGGAGTGTTTAATGTCAAAGGGGTTATCCCTAAAGTTGCTGATATTTTAAGTATTTCAGAACCTAGTGTTTATAGACATTTGCAAAAAATCAAATAA
- a CDS encoding catalase, with translation MRKLTNDFGNIVADNQNSLSAGAKGPLLMQDYILLEKLARQNRERIPERTVHAKGSGAYGELKITKDISQYTKAKVLQLGENTPLFIRFSTVAGEAGAADAERDVRGFAIKFYTKEGNWDLVGNNTPTFFIRDAYKFPDFIHTQKRDPRTHLRSNNAAWDFWSLCPESLHQVTILMSDRGIPASYRHMHGFGSHTYSLINDKNERFWVKFHFKTKQGIKNLTNEEAANLIANDRESHQRDLYETIEKGDFPKWTFQIQVLKEDEAEKLGFNPFDLTKVWPHSIVPLIEIGELVLNKNVQNYFNEVEQAAFSPSNIVPGVGFSPDKMLQARIFSYPDAHRYRIGTNYHLLPVNRAKSEVNTYNVAGAMNFDTYKNGLAYYEPNSYDDSPKEDKNYLEPDLALEGNAQRYAPLDNDFYTQPRALFDIMNQDQKEQLFKNIAASMSGVDEKIIQRALSHFEKISSEYANGVKKALKM, from the coding sequence ATGAGAAAACTAACTAATGATTTTGGAAATATTGTCGCCGATAATCAAAATTCATTAAGTGCGGGTGCTAAAGGCCCGCTTTTAATGCAAGATTATATTTTGCTTGAAAAGCTTGCTCGTCAAAACAGAGAAAGAATTCCAGAAAGAACTGTTCATGCAAAAGGGAGCGGTGCTTATGGGGAGCTTAAAATCACTAAAGATATTTCTCAATACACCAAGGCAAAAGTTTTACAGCTTGGAGAAAATACACCTTTATTTATAAGATTTTCAACCGTTGCAGGCGAAGCAGGTGCAGCTGATGCAGAAAGAGATGTAAGAGGTTTTGCTATTAAATTTTATACTAAAGAAGGAAATTGGGATTTAGTAGGTAATAATACTCCAACATTTTTTATAAGAGATGCATATAAATTTCCTGATTTTATCCACACTCAAAAAAGAGATCCAAGAACTCATTTAAGAAGCAATAATGCTGCATGGGATTTTTGGAGCCTTTGTCCTGAAAGCTTACATCAAGTTACTATTTTAATGAGTGATAGAGGAATTCCTGCAAGCTATCGTCATATGCATGGTTTTGGAAGTCACACTTATAGTTTGATTAATGATAAAAACGAAAGATTTTGGGTGAAATTTCATTTTAAAACAAAGCAGGGTATTAAAAATTTAACCAACGAAGAAGCGGCAAATTTAATAGCAAATGATAGAGAAAGTCATCAAAGAGATTTATATGAGACTATTGAAAAAGGAGATTTTCCAAAATGGACTTTCCAAATTCAAGTTTTAAAAGAAGATGAAGCAGAAAAATTAGGTTTTAATCCTTTTGATTTAACTAAAGTTTGGCCACATAGTATTGTGCCTTTAATTGAAATAGGTGAATTAGTACTTAATAAAAATGTGCAAAATTACTTTAATGAAGTAGAACAAGCTGCATTTAGTCCAAGCAATATTGTTCCTGGTGTTGGTTTTAGTCCTGATAAAATGTTGCAAGCTAGAATTTTTTCTTATCCTGATGCACATAGATATCGCATAGGGACAAATTATCATTTATTACCAGTTAATCGTGCAAAAAGTGAAGTAAATACTTATAATGTAGCAGGTGCTATGAATTTTGACACTTACAAAAATGGCCTTGCTTATTATGAGCCAAATAGTTATGATGATAGCCCAAAAGAAGATAAAAATTACCTAGAGCCTGACTTAGCACTTGAAGGTAATGCGCAAAGATATGCTCCACTTGATAATGATTTTTACACCCAACCAAGAGCCTTGTTTGATATAATGAATCAAGATCAAAAAGAGCAATTATTTAAAAATATTGCTGCTTCTATGAGTGGGGTTGATGAAAAAATTATACAAAGAGCATTAAGTCATTTTGAAAAAATTTCAAGTGAATATGCAAATGGCGTTAAAAAAGCTTTGAAAATGTAA
- a CDS encoding ankyrin repeat domain-containing protein, which produces MFSNEEEKRIQELCAMAFDFARKNDVENLKIMIEAGLSVNLKNHKGDSLLMLASYHNAYECAKFLLENGASVDEKNDRGQTPLAGVCFKGYLPMCKLLVEHGANIDENNGLGMTPFTFALMFGHRDIVEFLTKHSKKSFLKKIAFSVLKIFKKFYY; this is translated from the coding sequence ATGTTTAGCAATGAAGAAGAAAAAAGAATTCAAGAGCTTTGCGCTATGGCTTTTGATTTTGCAAGAAAAAATGATGTAGAAAATTTAAAGATTATGATAGAAGCAGGTTTGAGTGTGAATTTAAAAAATCATAAAGGCGATAGTCTTTTAATGCTTGCAAGTTATCATAATGCTTATGAATGTGCAAAGTTTTTACTAGAAAATGGTGCGAGTGTAGATGAGAAAAATGATAGAGGGCAAACTCCATTAGCAGGGGTGTGTTTTAAAGGATATTTACCTATGTGTAAGCTTTTGGTAGAACATGGAGCAAATATTGATGAAAATAATGGTCTTGGTATGACACCTTTTACTTTTGCGTTGATGTTTGGGCATAGAGATATAGTAGAGTTTTTAACAAAGCATTCTAAAAAAAGTTTTCTTAAAAAAATAGCTTTTAGTGTATTAAAAATTTTCAAAAAATTCTATTATTAA
- the argH gene encoding argininosuccinate lyase: MSNKTEKLWGGRFDLPTNKLVEEYTASLLVEPRLAPFDIQGSIIHCTMLAKQGIIKEDEAKTIIKGLEQVREEIQNGTFVFDIADEDIHMAVEKRMTQIVGSVGGKLHTARSRNDQTTLDSKMHMRAVIKEILGQIIALEEEIIHQAQKNIKAIMPGYTHLQTGQPVLFSHWIMAYFWMLSRDYSRFEDLYKRMNECPLGAAALGGTTFNIDRHFCAKELGFTKPTENSIDSVSDRDHMVEFTAIAAMCFMHLSRFCEEVIIFSSQDFKFIELSDDFCTGSSIMPQKKNPDVAEKMRGKTGRMYGNVMAMLTIMKGIPLAYNTDMSEDKAQVYDSMDTLMASLKIITPMIEKMQVNTNNTRAAVAKGFSNATDMADYLVRKNIPFREAHSIVGSAVNYCIKHGKMLEELSMEEFHQFNQNIQEDIYEAIALETCIDARVSYGGTGTKVVLEQIEHAKELLDKCKK, encoded by the coding sequence ATGTCTAACAAAACAGAAAAATTATGGGGTGGGCGTTTTGATTTACCTACAAATAAATTAGTTGAAGAATATACTGCTTCATTATTAGTTGAGCCAAGACTTGCTCCTTTTGATATACAAGGTAGTATAATTCATTGCACTATGCTTGCAAAACAAGGTATTATAAAAGAAGATGAAGCAAAAACTATCATTAAGGGCTTAGAACAAGTTAGAGAAGAAATTCAAAATGGAACCTTTGTGTTTGATATAGCTGATGAGGATATTCATATGGCTGTAGAAAAAAGAATGACACAAATCGTAGGTTCAGTAGGTGGAAAACTTCACACCGCAAGAAGTAGAAATGACCAAACTACACTTGATTCAAAAATGCATATGAGGGCAGTTATTAAAGAAATTTTAGGTCAAATTATTGCTTTAGAAGAAGAAATTATCCATCAAGCTCAAAAAAATATCAAAGCTATTATGCCAGGTTATACGCATTTGCAAACGGGTCAGCCAGTGCTTTTTTCACATTGGATTATGGCATATTTTTGGATGTTAAGTAGGGATTATTCTCGTTTTGAGGATTTATATAAAAGAATGAATGAGTGTCCTTTAGGAGCAGCTGCACTTGGTGGAACTACATTTAATATAGACAGACATTTTTGTGCTAAAGAACTAGGCTTTACTAAACCAACAGAAAATAGCATTGATAGTGTAAGTGATAGAGATCATATGGTTGAATTTACTGCTATTGCTGCAATGTGTTTCATGCACCTTAGTCGTTTTTGTGAAGAAGTGATTATCTTTTCAAGTCAAGATTTTAAATTTATAGAATTAAGTGATGATTTTTGCACTGGTTCAAGCATAATGCCTCAAAAGAAAAATCCTGATGTAGCTGAAAAAATGCGTGGTAAAACAGGTAGAATGTATGGGAATGTTATGGCTATGTTGACCATCATGAAAGGAATTCCACTTGCTTATAATACTGATATGAGTGAAGATAAGGCGCAAGTTTATGATTCTATGGATACTTTAATGGCAAGTTTAAAAATTATAACTCCTATGATAGAAAAAATGCAAGTAAATACTAATAATACAAGAGCAGCAGTTGCAAAAGGTTTTTCAAACGCTACTGATATGGCTGATTATTTAGTGAGAAAAAACATACCTTTTAGAGAGGCTCATAGTATTGTAGGTTCTGCGGTAAATTACTGTATAAAACATGGGAAAATGCTTGAAGAACTTAGTATGGAAGAATTCCATCAATTTAATCAAAATATCCAAGAAGATATTTATGAAGCAATTGCTTTAGAAACTTGTATAGATGCAAGAGTATCTTATGGTGGAACTGGTACTAAGGTTGTGTTAGAGCAAATTGAACATGCAAAAGAACTTTTGGATAAATGTAAAAAATAA